A region of the Bradysia coprophila strain Holo2 unplaced genomic scaffold, BU_Bcop_v1 contig_232, whole genome shotgun sequence genome:
GGAGAGACTCCTATCAAAAATCCACACATTGAAAACGAATGCCCAACTTGGCAGTGTCCAGGCACAATGTGCACTTTAGACTTAAAAATCTGCGCAGAAGGACAATTTTTGGGAACTGGAGAAAGTGGTTGCCCACAATGTCTCCAATGTCCTATGAAAAAGATTGGCTGTCCAGGTGGAGTGTCTCCGATTAAAAATCCACACCAAGAAAACAAATGTCCAACGTGGAGATGTCCGGCTCCCAGACCAGTGTGCactaaagaaatgaaaatatgcaaattcGGACAACATCTGGGAACTGGAACAAGTGGTTGCCCAGAATGTCTTCCATGTCCACAACCAAGACTTGGATGTGCTTACGGAGCGCCAATACCAAAGCCAACACAGCAGAATAAATGTCCAATGTGGTACTGTCCAACAAATCCACGTCCATTACCTCGTCCATTGCCATATATTACACCAGCAGtggagtaaaatcctgttctTGTTGATAAATGGAatgttaacaaaaataaatttttttgtcacttggtcattcatttttttttcactccgcaaatttttttccaaaatttaaatcaaaaaatcacaaaatagcaaaaatacAAGAGATCTGATAGATGACCCAAAAAGttcaattcgattttaatttcatgAAGTTCGTCATTTAAATGCAGAACACCGGAACAAATAATGAGCATTTCTGTCAACTTACATTTTGTACAATTGTAGACACGAGtcttatttaaataaatgaaaaaattccaaaatttgttcagTTGTTATTCAAATTTGCTTCTGAATAGGAAGAAGATGAAACTTTTGTCACAATTTTGggcatttttttctcgatatttcagaaaaagaaagaagataAACGCCTCTTTGAAGAGAAAGGATGACGCAACTCCTATTTTTTCTGCTTCCATCAGAAAGGGTGACGCTCACAGCTTCACCCTAGCCTTTCCGccataaaaaaattgcgtcacaaataGCAGATGATTGCGGTTCTAAAGTAAGTTTTTCCGATCCATACTTTTGTTTCGCTCTACCAGTATTGAGTTTCCTCTGTAGAaaacaatcaattttcgcCCGGTCCAGACAATCGACCATTTTCTACTTACAACTACTAActcaatttctttaaaaataattaaaaaatttcctttgaGACTCTGCACTAAATTTGAGCTGATACGGGAACCAATCTGTAATGAAGAACactaaaattatttgaagaacAAGATTTCGGACTCACGGCGTTGGAGATTGAAGCGAcataaaaagaatttcaaaacatTCCAGGAGACCAATTCAgtgattcttttattttttatgtcgaAATGTCGAAtggcaataaaaatttcaaaatccgTTCAGAACCTTCAGAAACAATCGAGTTATTACCccacaaaaaaaagacaaacatTGTATTGGGAATAGCTCCCAGGTCATTAGATCAGTTTTGTCCATTTACAAACTAAACTTCAAGAATTCGTTTCTTCACCAGGGGAGACAAAGATTTCAAATATCGGTTCAGAACCACTCAAGTAATCGTCCCATTGAGaattgagagaaaaattcTATTGGGAATATTTCCCAGTTTATTATTGTCCACCTACGAACTTCGAACGAAACCAAGCAGTTCTAAGTTTctatattttcaacatttcatgAAACCGATTGCAGCGAACTTCTCTAGACGTAATTTCTGAGATAAGGTGGGCGCAATTGAGTAAATGTGAACTAAACCGTAGTCGCCAAGGTTGCCAAACATgatcaaaaattgttgaatagtGTTGTCTCCGTAAACATATTCGGCGCctcaaattttgaatattcatACTTTTTAAGGGGATATAACATCGCAAATCATTTAAGAATTAAACCCATTCAcagcaaattcatttttaaatcacTATACCACTCTGTCAAGCACACATTTGACACATTTGCACCCGACATGCTTGTCAAGTAACttaaaacacaaacaaaattgatttcttcgtgtataaataggaaaaatagttttcaatTGATAGATTTTCTCGATTATAACCAGATAGTATAGGTAAGTGCCGTAAGCGGTCAGTAATGACTTTTTCAAAGTTTAACTATTACATCGTCAATGTGAAGCAATGTTTCGTTTTAGGGTCGTTTTGTTTGATCACATTTTCCTCCCTTAAGACCCGATGGATGTTATTCAAGTTACTCTTTCTGTCTGACTTTTCTAATATTGTTTAGTATGCTAGTCATATTATCGTGACGTGTGTTTTCAGCACATCGTTAGCGTATTTTCAAACTCCATTCTTGATCTCCCTCAAGCAAACCGATGCCCTATCGACTGTATGCCTTCCTTTCGGCTTAGTAATTAGGCACACGTTgaagttaattgcggcttgtcaactttcggcacactggactttacttaaatcgtcgaggaatgcctccaaataaatttctaaaaatccaaaacggaattctagatttttagaaatttatttggaggcattcctcgacgatttaaaaaaagtccaggtgccgaaagttgacaagccgcaattaacttcAACGTGTAGTATTTACATGCTCGGTGGAACGTAAAATATCTATAAATAATTGCTTGTATTGTGTTGGCTTGTGTGACTACTCCACTTGCCCAAAGCTtacacttgtcaaaacaacaattttacaaGCAAGGACGTtaatcagggactattttgagaaatcgaatttctcaaaatttctcaattatttctcaattatttctcaaagaatttctcaaaaatttctcaaatttctcaaaattctcaaatttctcaaaaatataaaaaatttctcaaaaatttctcaaagatttctcaaagaatttctcaagaatttctcaaatttctcaaaatttctcaaagaatttctcaaaaatagtccctgacgTTAATATACCAATACCAATCAATATCATTATAGTCAGAAAGTTCGCTGACTCTACTGTAAAGTATACATTTCAGACAAGAGTGACTATAATGTTCCGAATGTATTTCAGGTTTGACGATGACCGAAGAAAATATTCGTGACGAACTGAGAAAAATTGCAAACGTTATGGATAGCGTCAGTTTGGAGACTGTAAAAATTGCTAAGATTCAGGCCGATATGTGTGAAGTAAAGAAGGAAAACACCGGCCTCAAGGAAAAGGTCAGCTCGTTAGAACTGAGAGTTACCAGCTTGAAGGAAGAAAATGCCACTTTGAGAAGCGAGGTTAACACGCTGATAGGTGAAGTGAAAACGTTAAGTGGCGAAAACGCCGTTTTGAGAGGTCTAAACAGAACTGTGCTGGACAAGGCAACAAAATTGGACGAGGAAAATATCGTTCTGAAGAATAACGTTGATACACTCAGGAGCGATTTTGATGTGTTGAAGTCGACATTTATGGCGAAAGGTACACTATTACCTCTTCTGATCATATAATTCAGACTAAATCCTACATTTTTGTTCAGTTGGCCAATGCAGCAACGAACAAGAATCTGATTTGGCAGGTGGAGAAAAAGAAGAACTGGCAGTTGGAGAAGGAGTGACAGGTGGAGGAGAAGAATTGGCAGGTGGAGAAGAATTGGCAGGTGGAGAAGAATTGGCAGGTGGAGAAGAAGAACCGGTTGATACAGAAGTAAATTTAGATGATGGAAATATTGGAAGAGAACAGCAGAAAAAGAGAGAGCAGGTAAAGCTAACCATTTTTTAGATTAGTTCAGATTAAGCTTTTTCAAACTTATGAGACTTAGAGGGCTTAAAACTTACCTTTCTTCACAATTTCCTTCTCGCCAAGATAGAAACGTTCCGTAATTGGAAAAACGTAATGAAACAGCGGAAAAAACCTGAAGAAT
Encoded here:
- the LOC119076649 gene encoding major antigen-like isoform X5, translating into MTEENIRDELRKIANVMDSVSLETVKIAKIQADMCEVKKENTGLKEKVSSLELRVTSLKEENATLRSEVNTLIGEVKTLSGENAVLRGLNRTVLDKATKLDEENIVLKNNVDTLRSDFDVLKSTFMAKVGQCSNEQESDLAGGEKELAGGEELAGGEELAGGEEEPVDTEVNLDDGNIGREQQKKREQIETFRNWKNVMKQRKKPEEFWASGLVKYTMEEWEDAEKMDGEQILDFINTNVDELTAFISSEKSKERFFLTFIKLCSMRDVSKSKFQEIMQCFEEIVIAGGSSQNHRITEPEVRKFTELYKGLLESK
- the LOC119076649 gene encoding uncharacterized protein LOC119076649 isoform X4, with the translated sequence MTEENIRDELRKIANVMDSVSLETVKIAKIQADMCEVKKENTGLKEKVSSLELRVTSLKEENATLRSEVNTLIGEVKTLSGENAVLRGLNRTVLDKATKLDEENIVLKNNVDTLRSDFDVLKSTFMAKVGQCSNEQESDLAGGEKEELAVGEGVTGGGEELAGGEEEPVDTEVNLDDGNIGREQQKKREQIETFRNWKNVMKQRKKPEEFWASGLVKYTMEEWEDAEKMDGEQILDFINTNVDELTAFISSEKSKERFFLTFIKLCSMRDVSKSKFQEIMQCFEEIVIAGGSSQNHRITEPEVRKFTELYKGLLESK
- the LOC119076649 gene encoding uncharacterized protein LOC119076649 isoform X1 is translated as MTEENIRDELRKIANVMDSVSLETVKIAKIQADMCEVKKENTGLKEKVSSLELRVTSLKEENATLRSEVNTLIGEVKTLSGENAVLRGLNRTVLDKATKLDEENIVLKNNVDTLRSDFDVLKSTFMAKVGQCSNEQESDLAGGEKEELAVGEGVTGGGEELAGGEELAGGEELAGGEEEPVDTEVNLDDGNIGREQQKKREQIETFRNWKNVMKQRKKPEEFWASGLVKYTMEEWEDAEKMDGEQILDFINTNVDELTAFISSEKSKERFFLTFIKLCSMRDVSKSKFQEIMQCFEEIVIAGGSSQNHRITEPEVRKFTELYKGLLESK
- the LOC119076649 gene encoding uncharacterized protein LOC119076649 isoform X3; this encodes MTEENIRDELRKIANVMDSVSLETVKIAKIQADMCEVKKENTGLKEKVSSLELRVTSLKEENATLRSEVNTLIGEVKTLSGENAVLRGLNRTVLDKATKLDEENIVLKNNVDTLRSDFDVLKSTFMAKVGQCSNEQESDLAGGEKEELAVGEGVTGGGEELAGGEELAGGEELAGGEEEPVDTEVNLDDGNIGREQQKKREQIETFRNWKNVMKQRKKPEEFWASGLVKYTMEEWEDAEKMDGEQILDFINTNVDELTAFISSEKSKERFFLTFIKLCSMRDVSKSKFQEIMQCFEGGSSQNHRITEPEVRKFTELYKGLLESK
- the LOC119076649 gene encoding uncharacterized protein LOC119076649 isoform X2, with the translated sequence MTEENIRDELRKIANVMDSVSLETVKIAKIQADMCEVKKENTGLKEKVSSLELRVTSLKEENATLRSEVNTLIGEVKTLSGENAVLRGLNRTVLDKATKLDEENIVLKNNVDTLRSDFDVLKSTFMAKVGQCSNEQESDLAGGEKEELAVGEGVTGGGEELAGGEELAGGEELAGGEEEPVDTEVNLDDGNIGREQQKKREQIETFRNWKNVMKQRKKPEEFWASGLVKYTMEEWEDAEKMDGEQILDFINTNVDELTAFISSEKSKERFFLTFIKLCSMRDVSKSKFQEIMQCFEGRGSSQNHRITEPEVRKFTELYKGLLESK